catttatttatttgattagCTACTAATAAATCCTTGATTTCTTATAATTCTTTGTGCCATCATTAGCACTTTAGCTTAGCATAGAAAGCATATAGCAAAACTTGTCTTAATGTAGGAGCAAAAACTTTGCTTTGAAGCATCCATGCAGAATTTGGATCAGAAGTCACGTTACATCCAAAGGCAGCCTTATCTCCTGCTGGTCTATTCCAAACTCTCTGGAGGGAACTGGATCTTGCTCCCACACATTGCTGATTTTGGGGGAACTGTCTAATTAGATCCTATTGCGAGCGTGAAGGACCTCAcaaggatattttattttatatgctGGTACAATTTGCCATTTTACATGTTGAGTCACCCAAGGAGCAACAGGGGTAAGTACAATGCCATCTCAGTGTTAGCTTTTCCCGACTCCCACCTTGGTGCAGTTTGCTACCAGGCACATAAATCGATCTAAGCCATTTCCAGACAGAGAATTCTGCAGGGATATTAGCTTTGTTTCTGGCCCAAAGTGCAAAAGAGCCTCTGTGGTGGTCATGGTGAAAAATCTTTTACCAATTTTAAGACCTTTTTCTGCACTGGCTTTGGGGCTGCTAGGCAATAACTGCTTAGAAGCAGTGCATATCTCTGAATCATTGCTGCAGTAGAGGTCAAGAAGAGGAATAGATaaagacacacagagaaagcGAATCTGTTTATAATACTATTTATTTAGCATGTTTTCAAATTCCTTTGGGtaacagaaaacataaaatatggAGGTAGTTCCACGCAGATGaggatgattttattttaaatgttttgaattCATAAGAGGTTTGGGGAagtgaaacaaaggaaaactgttCACACACAGAATATATTGACTTACATTAACTGGAATAGCTTGAATTACTGCTTGTGCAAAACTGTAGAAAATGTTTATAGATGATGTTAAATCATACATTAAATGAATTCTCCCACATTGccattcccttctctccttcagagctttttaatttctgtaatgtttcttttcctttttacttctCAAACTTTTGccagttttcagttttcctcttccacatttttccctcatctcctcttttgctttttgtgttgCATTTATTCTGTCTTTAATTTGTCTCCCATGTGCTGCATCCCTCtatatattattatttagctatttaattttatatttctatcttgaaagaaaaaaaaaaacaaatgagaaaggCAGCTTTcagttaaatatttatgctgCGTAATGCGGTGCTTGCTGTGCTATATACCTTCATGTTATCCAGGCACAAACTGACAGAGGAGATAAAATGAAGGAtgaataagagagaaaaaaaagaaatgttgacTGTCAGGATCACTACAAAGACATGGTACAACAACAAGTATTAACCTAGAAATTCCTTGGGATTCCCTCTTGGGTTCATCTCTGCTCTGAGTATTCATCCCAAAACTGTAAAATGAAGATCTTGGAACTCCCACCCCTCCAAGAGACAGCTTGAAGACAAATATATTGGACATCTGAGGGGTGACCACATAAAGGTAATGACGCTGTGGAAAAATGAAGAAGTTAACTTTAGTGTGTCAACAGCTTGACAAATACTTATgctgagaacaaaaatatttaggtGGATTTTTAGACTATGTATTTTTACATACATTGTCAGCAACTAAAGAACACAATAAATTTTCCAATATTTTATATCCCATATGAACTCTTGGGACAACTAAATCTCAGAATactatagaaatatttttgagaaatacttctttttctacTCCATTTTAGAAGATGAATATTTTCTAAGACCAATATATCATCCAGATAATTATAAATAATGCAGAAGAACTGGATAAATGATTTCTAGAAATCGGctctcagtttttaaaatgtggtagTTCTAAAAAGAAGCACTGAAAATTGTAACTTGAGTTAATGAAGCATTTGCAGGACATTTTATTTGTTCAATTTTTATACAATCACTTCTTCAGAGTTTACCATGACGTGCATTTTGTACATGTAGTtcagaattcagaaaataaaaataaagtgagcAATCAAGGATGAAGAGTTAATGAAATAGTGTTAACCTCAAGAATTTTTTCAACCGCTCTTCTGACATCTCTGTAACATTTTAGTAGCGttgtcaggaaaaaatatcaatctcactgctggaaaaagagaagaggtaGAGTAATGTCAAAAATAAACTACAGTGATGAAGTAAAGTGATGACCAATTTTGGTGCAAAAGTAAATTAAGTATTGTTAATGGACCACAGAGGCTAGAGCATTGTTCCACATAAGTAAATTATTGTTCTCCCACTGAGTCAGTAGAGCAAGGTTTTCGGTCTAATTTCAGATTTAAGCTTTGAAAAGCCTTAATAAATAAACACTTGAGATTCCTAAGATAACTTAGCTGAGcctatattttaattttagggTAATCTGGTTGACTTAAATCTGCACGACTACTGTCAGAACTAGGAATGCAGTGTTTGGTGTTCCCTACAAAATGGGAGAAGCATTTTGGGCAATGCCTGTGATGCTGCTGAAAGGAAGCAGGTTCCTTTACTCATACTTCTACTGACAGAACAAATGAAGCAAGAGTGtttgaaaatgctttatttcagcacaaaattTGTTCTATAccattttcttcatgttcaCTACTGTCAGttgtttgctttcagaattaattttgataAAGCACCATCATATTACAATGAATAATCCAGGAGTGGCCAAAATAATATACTAATATTTAGTCAGCCTTTTAGTTCCCTAGTTTCAGTTATTCTAATGATTGGTAGTATAAATTTAGTGACAAAAATTCCAAGCAGTCATTACTTAGATAAATGCAGATCCTCTTGGTTCATAATTTATAGTAACGCCACCTTTCCAGATTCTCTAAACATATTCTATAGATGGTATTTTAATGTCTAATATAGAAAGTTGCAATTATTTTATGTGCCCTTTTAATAGAATTTTGCCATTGGGAAATGTTCAGAAATAAGTTTATATCTAAAAAGATGCAGTTGTGTGTTTTAGGAAATGAAATCCAGTGAGTTAGCCTTACATCACGAATATTTGTCTTCATCATGTGCTGAGAACCAGATTCAGGCTTGGTCTGTAGGGTGTGTATATGCATCTCTGCCTTTCCAAACTGGGAGGTTCACTTACTTGACCCCAGAAGGCAGTCTCTCATCAAGATGTCTGGGCATGGCTTTAAAGCAAAGCTCATACATATGCTGTGTCCCACAACAATGGCACACATCAAAATTGCTGAGTGTTGGCCACAAAAAGTCTTGAACTATGCTTTCTCTCTTAATCTAGTGGCTTTTGTAAGTGACTTCTTGAGGCCTTGCACTTGGATGACTTTCCTTTTGTGCATTTACAGTTCTATTGACTTGTTAATCATAGCCCTTGCTGTTCCCTGATGTTAACAGAAATTACATAAATGATTAAATAAGGACAATAATAGTACATATGTTATAAAGCAGGAAGCATTTATCCTTGTAGGAAAGACCGTATATAAGAGGGAGCATGATTAAATGGGGAATGACCATCTTTGACTTGAAAGGACTGGGCACTGACTTCTTGAAAAGGCTAAGAGAAGAAAGTACAGCTAAAGCCAATTTTGAATCACAGTGATGAACCAGGGAATTCCTAAAATTGCCACAAAATAAATTGCTTATATTGGTTTTCAAGGTTTTCCCAACAGCAAATGCACTGAGGGAATCCCAAGATTTTCTGAAGAGTTAGAGACAAAGCACATTAAATAAAAGTAGGAGAttggaaaagagattttttttggaGAGTTCTTAAGCAAAGTATCTGAAAGACTTTTTACAAAACTCTTTGGACAACCTCCCTCTGTCCTTAGAGATGTATACAGGATAAACAGAACAAATActgttcctgtgtgtttgtttatcTGTGAAGCTCCTCCACTCAGAAAGTAATGATATCCTTTGATTAATATCATCCAAGTAATAATATCTTTCTGACTGTGTCATAGCAGTAATAATAAGCTTTCAACCCTTTCAATGAACAAtgtatttttgacattttacataaaaataaaaagtctctTATTTGTTCCAGCACAAATTTTAtcaaatatctttaaaattgTTGAGGATTTGAGTGCAGAATTTGACCCATTGCACCAAATAAGTAATAAGATTCTAAGATACTAGCTATTTCCACAGTTTTCTTGATAATGTTGTAgtaatgcaatttattttaataaacgTTTCATCGCTATTCCACATGACAGGCGTACATTAGCAGACAAGAAAGGAACAGAGTGACATACAAGGCTTTCCAGAATTCCTCCCTTTAGTTTAGTTGCATGTTATTTATCATTCAGCAAATTAGCCTTGAGAGGCAACTGTTGCTCACGCAGGACAGAAGCATTAATGCTGAGACACTACATAGCAAAAATAGCTCAGTTAAGCAGATAGTGCTGGGCTCTTTGTCACCCAGTCTTACGCTGATGTACAAAGACTTTTCCATATGACACAGTACAAGGTTGTGTGAAATTGTTCATAATAAAAACACACACTTTCTTCTTTGaattaattactttaattaTGTTTTATAACAGAGATTTAGTATGATAAGATAATATGTATTCATTAGAGCACTCTGACACTTCTTGTCATAATGTTTTATCACTAATGTGAAATACATTGCAATGCTGATTTTTTATTAATCCAATATCTTTTAAAGCTAAAGATCTACCACATTGTACCGGAAGTTAACTGTGTCTGTTTATTGAACTTGATTTACTTCATTGAGCTTTTAATAGAATCAGATAAAATACACAGATCTAAGAAATTTCCTGCCTAAGAAGGAAAGTGAACTGCATGTTAACTTTTTCATGCTACCAGCGAGACTTCTAGTCACTCAACCAATAGAGTAGCTGCATTGCAGAGACGTGAATCTTAGGAGGTAGACTTGCAGAAAAGCTGCAGTCACTGGCTATagcttatttcagaaaaaattctcttttccaagACTTTGAACTGTTAGAATGCGCCTTTGACTGTATTCCCATTTGAAGTTGTGATAAAAGCACACtttcaaagctgttttaaaCTGAGCTCCCTTTTTGcctattcatttaaaaaacaagtagTAGAATTTGTCTTacataaaaaccaaaattcacTAATTTGTTCTGTTCACATGTTGAATTGCAGTTTGCCAATGAggtgaaataatatttcatcCATTTTCAATAATAGACCTCTCCAAGTTACATCCTGTAAGCTAGCTTTGATAGCTTTGAGACTGAACAGTATCTAACCCTATGAACCTTCTGGCTAAATTGGTGGAATCCCTTGCAGTAGTAATTTCAGGATGTGCATGTCATGTATGGCTAAAACTATGTAGGATTacttacaattatttttatgctaAACCATCTCCAACACCTTTCTTCTCAATGTTTTAAAGAGGCCTGATTTTGTACTTTTTGGCTATGAATGTTATTTTCCAGATTGCTTAGAGCCACATAATTTTCTAGTTAAAGACTTGAATCTGCAAACATTTAAGCATATGCTTAATTCTACCTAGTGACAAAATCTCATATATACTGACTAACAGGGTGAAAGCATTTATAAGATTTGATCCTTATTTGTCATTCAGGAAATCTTTTACAGTCCTCCAAATACTTCAAGCAGCCCTTTTATTGAGCAAACTATGCCTGCAAGGCTACAAAGGAAgcccaaaataaaaacagagataTCTGCACATTTCTCTAAGAAGGACAGTTTTTTCCATTTAAGTTTTAaatggaagagagaaggaagaagaaaagtcaTAGCAGCACCGGTTACACTGCCTGACAAACCCATCAACAGGGCAAAATGTGGTGTGAACATGGACATCAACAGAGTTAACAAGAGAAATGAGCCTCTTACAGCCAGAGCAAGTAGTGGAGATTTGTAATTGGAATGGTTACCTTTGGAAATACAAGAACACACAATTTCTGTGGCTGCAAAAAAGGGCAAAGggtaagaaagaaaagccttgGTTAAGAGACATAAATTCACTAGGGTTTCAAAAAATGATGGCAGGTTGTCAGTAATAACTTCCTTTGTCTTTTCACCCCAGGTCAAGAAAGCAGTCAGTGCAAAGGTTGTTTTCAAGATACAGGCAAAAAAGTGAGTCCAATTTAGCATACACCTAAATTCCCCTGGGTTTTTCATGTTACCTTCAAGTGTGGGAAGAAATATTTGCGAAGTGTAACTGAAGATGATCACCCCTACAGAGACCAAGAAGTCCTCAAACTCAAGGGAGAGTCTGAATTTTGCCCAGGACCACTGATGTATTTGTGTGAGACAGTAAGTTATCACTACAAGGATGATAACAAAATGAACCAAAGAGCAAAGCTGGCTGAGTTTGGAAACAATTTTGAGAGTTCTGATAAATACACAAGGCAAGAGAGTAACAAATGCAATTATAGACCAAGTTTTCTCAGTCACTGGTACATATGGAAAACTATGAGACAGTAAGTTCCCACTAACAACCAGATACAAAACACATGTCATGAGCAGTTCCACCACTTGGGTCACATTGACAACTATGCCACCTAGACTGGGAGACAACTTTTTGCAGCAGGCATTTGCAATATCTTCATACGTGTCTCTCACTCGTATCAGTTGcccatcttcattttcttcatacAAGCAAGCAATTAGAATTTTGCCTGTGTAACAGCATAATGCTGCAGCCAAGACAATGAGAAGTAGACCACTGTATCCACTGTGGAGGAGAGCATACGGCAATCCTAGGACAAATATTccctgaagaggaaaaagagagagagatagcACAAAATCCCTGAGGCAAAATGTTTACTAGAAGTTGCACCCCAAACCTGTCCTCCATCGAACGTTGCTTTCACCCAGCTGCACGGTGTAAGGACTGCTCCATTCTGCTAAGTAAATAACAACCATgagaaatgtgtttatttatgATAAACGAAATTACCAGCAAAAGTAACTACTTCTATCAACACCCACATAATGATAagctgggaaaatgaaaatgtgactGAATGACAGAGTCAGCTTTCTAGTTAATATTTAACGCTGATGTGATTAGAAGCACATTTTAGAAGGTTCATAGTTAGTTATTCAGTCAACATGCATATTAATGAAACAGGTTCAGTATCAGTAAAATTAAGCATCTCTGGCATCATCTGTACACGTTTCACTCCAATTAAGAACAGCAGTGTAGATAGATTCAGTAATGACAATTCTCTTCAGTCTAAGGATTTTTAACAGACCTCTGGAGAGAAAATGGCATTAGAGTGCATCAGACTATGCTTGTGCTTCCTCCACAGCTTCTGCCTCATGTGGCCTTTGCTCTTGCTAAGTCTGCTGCTAAAATGGTTGTTCTCACTGCTGAGATTCTACACTGTGCAAACTTCTTTaggtgtttaaaaatacatgcaaaacatataaaaactttttttttttcactaaacagtttttgaaaagaacacagttttacttgttttatctgataaaaaaagaaggaattttacTTTTCACAGAACACTATGAGCacttctttgtctttttccctctttcttctctctatTAAGGGACAAATTACACTTTTATGTAGTTTCATTTTCATCAGCAGAAAACCAACACAGCCCTTGAAAATTagttattaataaaaacatccaATTTAAGAAAGATGCTTCTAtgacatttctctttttatgttACAAACCTGAAATTCGGACTTGCACATGAGTCACACTGGTCAGGCATTTTTATTCATGACAACTGAAGAAAGGTAAGgaggaaacaaaacacattcctGCAGAAAAACAATTAGTTCTGCAGAAATTTTCACTTCAATATTTTTACTGCATCCCATCACATGATGAAATCTGAGTATTTTTGCTCATGCTTTTTATTCTGGCCTGACAGAAGGAGTTGACTTGGACCACACACACTTAGATTTTATTTCTAACCAAACCTGAGCAACCCTATCTGCTTTGCAAAACCTATGAACCCCCAACAGAAACAGGTCTCTCCACAGAAGGGGCAACCCACACTTCCCTCACTTCCTGAGTGGGTAGTGCTGTTGACTTTCAGGAGCCAAAACAGAAGAGGTGAGTTTAATGGTATAAATCTTAATCTTAGACTTTACCATGCACAATCATGACCATGAGGCCATGTGGGGGACCAGAGTTTCAGGCATACTTCTTCCTTAGGTGTTTTCCATGAACTTTCTCTGGTTTTATGGCTATCAGACAGTTTCTGTGAAAGCAGTCTAAGAGCTCATCTCTGATAGACGTCATCAAGAAGTCAGGTGCCTGTCTCAGCTTTGTAGGGCTTATACCTAGCATCCCACTTCCATGTGATTCAAGTACTCCCAAGCGTGATTCATAAAGAGGGCTCTGAAGAgaggcattttttaaaacactaaatAATCATCAACATATAAAAAGTAGTCTTCTCCTCTTCCAGACACAAAATAGCAGTTCTTTTTGGGCAGACTGTGGGATGACCAtcaatcaggaaagaaaaaagtccttaAATTAGAGGAGTGTTTTTTCTCTAAGCCAATGAGAAAAATAGAGTACCTATCATATGAAAGAGCAATGTTGTCTAATTCACCAGGCTTCACTCTAGAAGCAGGTATCTTCAGCTTTCAATTGGATTTGAGCTAAAAGAATTAAATACATGCACTAATATATTTCAGCTAGAAAGGTCTATGCCTTTATGTGTTGAAACAGAAGTAGCTCAGTTATTAttactgaaataataataaagtcaTTGGCCAGATAtcttttttggttgttttccaTGACTTCATTTACAGCATTGGTTTTGTATAAGTCGCAGATGCCGTTTCATTTAGGAGCTGGCACATTCAACTACACAGCTTGTGGTACTTAGTCACCCAAATCTCTCCTCTCAATGTCTCCATTCTAATACTGGTCTCATGACCCAATTACCTTGCAGTGTAATTagcatttattttgtatatGAACTTCACATAAGTGTTCAAAATTCTACCATTTTTGCCATCAAGCAGTCTACTTTCTTAAAAAGATTAGATatctggctgcagccaggctgcaggtaGCACACATGTAACAGCTTTTGATATGATGCCATTTTTAATCATGGCTTTCACTGACTGGGAAGTTAGATAGCCGCCTAAAGAAGTGAATTTGATTTCCTTTCTACGAAAACAATCCTTGGAGAACATTTACATATCAGATTGAGTTTAAAAACACCACAAATAAACCAAATCtatgaaaaaatcaaaaagataaAGCCACAGAGTTGTCTTCCATACTAACATAAGAACAATGATGTTTTCTCAGTTCCTTGCAGTTTGTACCAAGCTTATCTCATTTGTTCCAtactgtcctgggttgcagtgtattctattaccatcccccgtcagctgttgaaaccaggtggggcagtgtttccttgcctcctccccccagactatctttctgttaattgcccatcattgtcctgccgcctgactcagagataactccctccggactatcttctgttaatgagcctaatcaacactctgcctcatgactcgttaccccattgtgagatgctccacccagagggaggaaccaagcatcccatcgtggatataagctgaggctgaacaccagagacactggcttcccactggatttccagaggacaggagctacacagccaccattggacttcctgaggaagagcagactgttttactacaggatcactgcttcagaggactgcagccaccattctaccagactgctaccaccaccctgcctaacagggtgtcaggttgtaccttgactctgtcactttgacagtgttttcttttaccttttttttccccccttttctttaatttccattaaattgttattctgacttggtgcctcccactggtttgttttcaaactagcacataatttggcgcccaatgtggggcagctctgagagaaagtcagaattacaattttgtgttaacggaaacctattcaccatggtgctcagcttgtctacatgggtactgtatcttgctctctatatttttcctcacatggggaactatctgcctgtagtattactcctgttaaaaccagggaatagtatgagaattgctttaatggtttattatgcctacagcataataacctgcgaggcgatgaataccattcggagtatatactcagttttgtttggctgtcctagtctgggctcctatgtctgggatctcctcaacaatcgcacccagcccctggtgggaggagtagagagtggtttcttccagcctttcaggccaggcacagcagtttttgaaaatattgaattccctctggatgtcaaagacggcataaacttgctgtcagttctgctttgtcttctctgtacagcctgcaccatgtacgccatgcttagaatcagagctatggcacagcatcctcaggatgagggagggaaaaagagcagagcaacaaacaccatgcctacgcagactgacacagaggagaaagaaaccaaatgcaaagcaacagcgtccatgtctacgcagactgtcaccgaggagaaagaacccagatgcaagacaacagcgtccatgtctacgcagactgacacagaggagaaagaaaccaaatgcaaagcaacagcgtccatgtctacgcagactgtcaccgaggagaaagaacccagatgcaagacaacagcgtccatgtctacgcagactgacacagaggagaaagaaaccaaatgcaaagcaacagcgtccatgtctacgcagactgtcaccgaggagaaagaacccagatgcaagacaacagcgtccatgtctacgcagactgacacagaggagaaagaaaccaaatgcaaagcaacagcgtccatgtctacgcagactgtcaccgaggagaaagaacccagatgcaagacaacagcgtccatgtctacgcagactgacacagaggagaaagaaaccaaatgcaaagcaacagcgtccatgtctacgcagactgtcaccgaggagaaagaacccagatgcaagacaacagcgtccatgtctacgcagactgacacagaggagaaagaaaccaaatgcaaagcaacagcgtccatgtctacgcagactgtcaccgaggagaaagaacccagatgcaagacaacagcgtccatgtctacgcagactgacacagaggagaaagaaaccaaatgcaaagcaacagcgtccatgtctacgcagactgtcaccgaggagaaagaacccagatgcaagacaacagcgtccatgtctacgcagactgacacagaggagaaagaaaccaaatgcaaagcaacagcgtccatgtctacgcagactgtcaccgaggagaaagaacccagacgcaagacaacagcgtccatgtctacgcagactgacacagaggagaaagaaaccaaatgcaaagcaacagcgtccatgtctacgcagactgtcaccgaggagaaagaacccagacgcaagacaacagcgtccatgtctacgcagactgacacagaggagaaagaaaccaaatgcaaagcaacagcgtccatgtctacgcagactgtcaccgaggagaaagaacccagacgcaagacaacagcgtccatgtccacgcagactgacacagaggagaaagaaaccaaatgcaaagcaacagcgtccatgtctacgcagactgtcaccgaggagaaagaacccagacgcaagacaacagcgtccatgtccacgcagactgacacagaggagaaagaaaccaaatgcaaagcaacagcgtccatgtccacgcagactgtcaccgaggagaaagaacccagacgcaagacagcagcgtccatgtccacgcagactgacacagaggagaaagaacccagacgcaagacagcagcgtccatgtccacgcagactgacacagaggagaaagaacccagacgcaagacagcagcgtccatgtccacgcagactgacacagaggagaaagaacccagacgcaagacagcagcgtccatgtccacgcagactgacacagaggagaaagaacccagacgcaagacagcagcgtccatgtccacgcagactgacacagaggagaaagaacccagacgcaagacagcagcgtccatgtccacgcagactgacacagaggagaaagaacccagacgcaagacagcagcgtccatgtccacgcagactgacacagaggagaaagaacccagacgcaagacagcagcgtccatgtccacgcagactgacacagaggagaaagaacccagacgcaagacagcagcgtccatgtccacgcagactgacacagaggagaaagaacccagacgcaagacagcagcgtccatgtccacgcagactgacacagaggagaaagaacccagacgcaagacagcagcgtccatgtccacgcagactgacacagaggagaaagaacccagacgcaagacagcagcgtccatgtccacgcagactgacacagaggagaagggaaccaaaagcactgtcagcgtccccatgcaaaccatcactgaaccagaacagcctaaaccgattgcagttgcccccgtgcagaagaagaaatcaaaaagcaaatcagtccgcatagtgactgacgaggatgcagcaggaccttcgcacccagcagaagaagcagaaccGGAGATCATCACTCGatcgctatccctgggtgagctgcgtgacctgcggagggaattcacccgccagacaaacgagtctatcctgacctggctgtttcgcatctgggacgctgcagccaatgacaccattctggacggaagtgaggccaggcaactgggatctctgtcccgggatgtggtcattgaccaggggatcgggagaacccaagaaaccctcagcctctggcggcgactgcttacaagtgtaagggacaggtacctttgtaaagaagacctccaggtgcaccaaggaaaatggagcacaatggaacaaggtatccggtgcctgagggaattggctgtgctggagatcattttctcagaagatga
The window above is part of the Corvus moneduloides isolate bCorMon1 chromosome 3, bCorMon1.pri, whole genome shotgun sequence genome. Proteins encoded here:
- the LOC116441689 gene encoding vesicular inhibitory amino acid transporter-like, which produces MAHLKQTFSSLFNCFRETPSLFLGLLRWDSCLDTDEEHVNFARRDELNRARSESREEPDGPLKFELNVCHQDPEYKSPAPLPHAQVKLITSWEAGWNVTNAIQISGGPNSEKDQPLYQKDSSVFQDFVLSLSLFPLQGIFVLGLPYALLHSGYSGLLLIVLAAALCCYTGKILIACLYEENEDGQLIRVRDTYEDIANACCKKLSPSLGGIVVNVTQVVELLMTCVLYLVVSGNLLSHSFPYVPVTEKTWSIIAFVTLLPCVFIRTLKIVSKLSQLCSLVHFVIILVVITYCLTQIHQWSWAKFRLSLEFEDFLVSVGVIIFSYTSQIFLPTLEGNMKNPGEFRCMLNWTHFFACILKTTFALTAFLTWGEKTKEVITDNLPSFFETLVNLCLLTKAFLSYPLPFFAATEIVCSCISKGNHSNYKSPLLALAVRGSFLLLTLLMSMFTPHFALLMGLSGSVTGAAMTFLLPSLFHLKLKWKKLSFLEKCADISVFILGFLCSLAGIVCSIKGLLEVFGGL